One Rissa tridactyla isolate bRisTri1 chromosome 1, bRisTri1.patW.cur.20221130, whole genome shotgun sequence DNA segment encodes these proteins:
- the SCYL2 gene encoding SCY1-like protein 2 isoform X1, producing the protein MESMLNKLKSTVTKVTADVTSAVMGNPVTREFDVGRHIASGGNGLAWKIFNGTKKSTKQEVAVFVFDKKLIDKYQKFEKDQIIDSLKRGVQQLTRLRHPRLLTVQHPLEESRDCLAFCTEPVCASLANVLGSWDNLPSPLPSDIKEYKLYDVETKYGLLQVSEGLSFLHSSVKMVHGNVTPENIILNKSGAWKIMGFDFCIQSTNPSEQEPKFPCKEWDPNLPSLCLPNPEYLAPEYILSVSCETASDMYSLGAVMYAVFNKGKPIFEVNKQDIYKSFSRQLDQLSRLSSSTLQSIPEEVREHVKLLLNVAPAVRPDADQMTKIPFFDDVGAMTLQYFDSLFQRDNLQKSQFFKGLPKVLPKLPKRVIIQRILPCLTSEFVNPDMVPFVLPNVLLIAEECTKEEYIRLILPDLGPVFKQQEPIQILLIFLQKMDLLLTKTPPDEIKNSVLPMVYRALEAPSIQIQELCLNIIPTFANLIDYPSMKNSLIPRIKNACLQTSSLAVRVNSLVCLGKILEYLDKWFVLDDILPFLQQIPSKEPAVLMGILGIYKCTFTHKKLGITKEQLAGKVLPHLIPLSIENNLNLNQFNSFICVIKDMLNRLEAEHKTKLEQLHVMQEQQKSLDIANQMNVSEEARSSSTSNQIDKVFNTSGTDLLTSGSESKENEMSSTQKKASLTLEEKQKLAKEQEQAQKLKSQQPLVPQATVITPPVKQTKDLTDTLIDNMSSLTSHSINKAKVPSSNSFSSVPPMGVGMGFSSPIDNTKRNMTNGLNTNLGFQTAGFSMGAGPTTQNFFSGPSATATTKMNIVPTANMPNYSPMNTASAMSPLTQQNRPPDMSALDNLFGPQKPKVSMKQLAQQKSSQWVNQFVPPQGSPGASASVLGPQMNMIGQPGFGIQGNPFFAPQNFAQPANTMTNSSSASNDLKDLFG; encoded by the exons GAAGTGGCTGTTTTTGTCTTTGATAAGAAGCTAATAGACAAGTATCAAAAATTTGAAAAGGATCAGATTATTGATTCTTTAAAACGAGGTGTTCAACAGCTAACCAGGCTTCGACACCCTCGACTACTTACAGTTCAACATCCATTGGAAGAATCCAG GGATTGCTTGGCATTTTGTACAGAACCAGTCTGTGCAAGTTTAGCTAATGTTCTTGGAAGCTGGGACAACCTACCTTCTCCTTTACCATCTGACATTAAAGAATACAAACTTTACGATGTGGAGACCAAATACGGTTTGCTTCAG GTTTCTGAAGGCTTGTCGTTTTTGCATAGCAGTGTGAAAATGGTCCATGGAAATGTTACTcctgaaaatataattttgaataaGAGTGGAGCATGGAAAATTATGGGCTTTGATTTTTGTATCCAGTCAACAAATCCATCTGAACAGGAG CCAAAGTTCCCTTGTAAGGAATGGGATCCAAACTTGCCATCCTTGTGTCTTCCAAATCCTGAATATCTGGCACCGGAATATATTCTCTCTGTGAGCTGTGAGACAGCCAGTGATATGTACTCTCTAGGAGCTGTTATGTATGCAGTGTTTAATAAAGGGAAACCAATTTTTGAGGTCAACAAGCAGGATATATATAAAAGCTTTAGTAGACAGCTGGATCAG CTGAGCCGTTTAAGCTCCAGTACTCTTCAGAGCATACCAGAGGAGGTGCGTGAACACGTGAAGCTACTCTTAAACGTAGCTCCAGCAGTCAGACCAGACGCAGATCAAATGACTAAG aTACCATTCTTCGATGATGTAGGAGCAATGACGCTTCAGTATTTTGATTCATTATTTCAAAGGGATAACCTTCAGAAATCACAGTTTTTTAAAGGTCTACCAAAGGTTCTGCCAAAACTACCTAAG cgtGTTATAATTCAGCGAATTTTGCCTTGCTTAACTTCTGAATTTGTGAATCCTGATATGGTACCCTTTGTCTTGCCTAACGTTCTCCTAATTGCTGAGGAATGCACCAAAGAAGAATATATCAGGCTCATTCTGCCTGATCTTGGTCCTGTTTTTAAGCAGCAAGAACCAATCCAG ATCTTGTTGATCTTCCTGCAAAAAATGGACTTGCTTCTAACCAAAACTCCACCAGATGAAATAAAGAACAGTGTTCTGCCTATGGTTTATAGAGCCTTGGAAGCACCTTCAATTCAGATCCAG gagcTTTGCCTAAACATAATTCCCACGTTTGCCAATTTAATAGATTACCCATCAATGAAAAATTCATTAATTCCAagaattaaaaatgcatgtttgcAAACTTCTTCTCTTGCT GTCCGGGTAAACTCACTAGTGTGCTTAGGCAAGATTTTGGAGTACTTGGATAAATGGTTTGTGCTTGATGATATTTTACCTTTTCTACAACAAATTCCATCCAAGGAACCTGCAGTGCTAATGGGAATTTTAG GTATTTACAAATGTACGTTTACTCATAAGAAGTTGGGAATCACCAAAGAACAGCTTGCAGGAAAAGTATTGCCCCATCTGATTCCTCTTAGTATTGAGAACAATCTTAATCTCAATCAG TTCAATTCTTTTATTTGTGTTATAAAAGATATGCTTAATAGATTGGAGGCAGAGCATAAAACAAAACTCGAGCAACTTCATGTCATGCAAGAGCAACAGAA ATCTTTGGATATAGCTAACCAAATGAATGTGTCTGAAGAGGCAAGATCTAGTAGTACAAGTAATCAG ATTGATAAAGTATTTAATACTAGTGGAACTGACCTTCTTACTAGTGGATCTGAGAGTAAAGAGAATGAGATGTCATCAACACAGAAAAAG GCATCGCTTACACTTGAAGAGAAGCAAAAGTTAGCTAAAGAACAAGAACAGGCACAGAAACTGAAAAGCCAGCAACCTCTTGTGCCGCAAGCAACTGTAATAACACCTCCAGTGAAGCAG ACAAAAGACTTGACAGATACCTTGATAGATAATATGTCGTCTTTGACTAGCCATTCTATCAACAAAGCTAAAGTTCCATCTTCAAACAGCTTCTCTTCTGTCCCTCCTATGGGTGTTGGAATGGGATTTTCATCACCTATTGACAACACAAAGAGAAATATGACAAACGGACTAAATACTAATCTGGGTTTTCAGACTGCTGGATTCAGTATGGGAGCTGGTCCCACCACTCAGAATTTCTTCAGTGGTCCAAGCGCAACAGCAACAACCAAGATGAACATTGTACCGACTGCCAACATGCCAAATTACAGTCCTATGAATACTGCATCTGCAATGTCTCCACTGACACAACAAAACAGACCCCCAGATATGTCTGCTTTAGATAATCTTTTTGGTCCTCAAAAACCCAAAGTTAGCATGAAACAGTTGGCTCAACAGAAATCAAGCCAGTGGGTTAATCAGTTTGTACCCCCACAAGGGTCCCCAGGTGCGAGCGCTTCAGTCTTGGGACCTCAGATGAACATGATAGGCCAGCCTGGCTTTGGTATACAGGGTAATCCTTTCTTTGCTCCTCAGAACTTTGCACAACCAGCAAACACAATGACCAACAGCAGCTCAGCTAGTAATGACTTAAAAGATCTTTTTGggtaa
- the SCYL2 gene encoding SCY1-like protein 2 isoform X2, producing MSPVQSWEILLPGNLMLADILPVVVMVLLGRFLMELKNQQNRDCLAFCTEPVCASLANVLGSWDNLPSPLPSDIKEYKLYDVETKYGLLQVSEGLSFLHSSVKMVHGNVTPENIILNKSGAWKIMGFDFCIQSTNPSEQEPKFPCKEWDPNLPSLCLPNPEYLAPEYILSVSCETASDMYSLGAVMYAVFNKGKPIFEVNKQDIYKSFSRQLDQLSRLSSSTLQSIPEEVREHVKLLLNVAPAVRPDADQMTKIPFFDDVGAMTLQYFDSLFQRDNLQKSQFFKGLPKVLPKLPKRVIIQRILPCLTSEFVNPDMVPFVLPNVLLIAEECTKEEYIRLILPDLGPVFKQQEPIQILLIFLQKMDLLLTKTPPDEIKNSVLPMVYRALEAPSIQIQELCLNIIPTFANLIDYPSMKNSLIPRIKNACLQTSSLAVRVNSLVCLGKILEYLDKWFVLDDILPFLQQIPSKEPAVLMGILGIYKCTFTHKKLGITKEQLAGKVLPHLIPLSIENNLNLNQFNSFICVIKDMLNRLEAEHKTKLEQLHVMQEQQKSLDIANQMNVSEEARSSSTSNQIDKVFNTSGTDLLTSGSESKENEMSSTQKKASLTLEEKQKLAKEQEQAQKLKSQQPLVPQATVITPPVKQTKDLTDTLIDNMSSLTSHSINKAKVPSSNSFSSVPPMGVGMGFSSPIDNTKRNMTNGLNTNLGFQTAGFSMGAGPTTQNFFSGPSATATTKMNIVPTANMPNYSPMNTASAMSPLTQQNRPPDMSALDNLFGPQKPKVSMKQLAQQKSSQWVNQFVPPQGSPGASASVLGPQMNMIGQPGFGIQGNPFFAPQNFAQPANTMTNSSSASNDLKDLFG from the exons GGATTGCTTGGCATTTTGTACAGAACCAGTCTGTGCAAGTTTAGCTAATGTTCTTGGAAGCTGGGACAACCTACCTTCTCCTTTACCATCTGACATTAAAGAATACAAACTTTACGATGTGGAGACCAAATACGGTTTGCTTCAG GTTTCTGAAGGCTTGTCGTTTTTGCATAGCAGTGTGAAAATGGTCCATGGAAATGTTACTcctgaaaatataattttgaataaGAGTGGAGCATGGAAAATTATGGGCTTTGATTTTTGTATCCAGTCAACAAATCCATCTGAACAGGAG CCAAAGTTCCCTTGTAAGGAATGGGATCCAAACTTGCCATCCTTGTGTCTTCCAAATCCTGAATATCTGGCACCGGAATATATTCTCTCTGTGAGCTGTGAGACAGCCAGTGATATGTACTCTCTAGGAGCTGTTATGTATGCAGTGTTTAATAAAGGGAAACCAATTTTTGAGGTCAACAAGCAGGATATATATAAAAGCTTTAGTAGACAGCTGGATCAG CTGAGCCGTTTAAGCTCCAGTACTCTTCAGAGCATACCAGAGGAGGTGCGTGAACACGTGAAGCTACTCTTAAACGTAGCTCCAGCAGTCAGACCAGACGCAGATCAAATGACTAAG aTACCATTCTTCGATGATGTAGGAGCAATGACGCTTCAGTATTTTGATTCATTATTTCAAAGGGATAACCTTCAGAAATCACAGTTTTTTAAAGGTCTACCAAAGGTTCTGCCAAAACTACCTAAG cgtGTTATAATTCAGCGAATTTTGCCTTGCTTAACTTCTGAATTTGTGAATCCTGATATGGTACCCTTTGTCTTGCCTAACGTTCTCCTAATTGCTGAGGAATGCACCAAAGAAGAATATATCAGGCTCATTCTGCCTGATCTTGGTCCTGTTTTTAAGCAGCAAGAACCAATCCAG ATCTTGTTGATCTTCCTGCAAAAAATGGACTTGCTTCTAACCAAAACTCCACCAGATGAAATAAAGAACAGTGTTCTGCCTATGGTTTATAGAGCCTTGGAAGCACCTTCAATTCAGATCCAG gagcTTTGCCTAAACATAATTCCCACGTTTGCCAATTTAATAGATTACCCATCAATGAAAAATTCATTAATTCCAagaattaaaaatgcatgtttgcAAACTTCTTCTCTTGCT GTCCGGGTAAACTCACTAGTGTGCTTAGGCAAGATTTTGGAGTACTTGGATAAATGGTTTGTGCTTGATGATATTTTACCTTTTCTACAACAAATTCCATCCAAGGAACCTGCAGTGCTAATGGGAATTTTAG GTATTTACAAATGTACGTTTACTCATAAGAAGTTGGGAATCACCAAAGAACAGCTTGCAGGAAAAGTATTGCCCCATCTGATTCCTCTTAGTATTGAGAACAATCTTAATCTCAATCAG TTCAATTCTTTTATTTGTGTTATAAAAGATATGCTTAATAGATTGGAGGCAGAGCATAAAACAAAACTCGAGCAACTTCATGTCATGCAAGAGCAACAGAA ATCTTTGGATATAGCTAACCAAATGAATGTGTCTGAAGAGGCAAGATCTAGTAGTACAAGTAATCAG ATTGATAAAGTATTTAATACTAGTGGAACTGACCTTCTTACTAGTGGATCTGAGAGTAAAGAGAATGAGATGTCATCAACACAGAAAAAG GCATCGCTTACACTTGAAGAGAAGCAAAAGTTAGCTAAAGAACAAGAACAGGCACAGAAACTGAAAAGCCAGCAACCTCTTGTGCCGCAAGCAACTGTAATAACACCTCCAGTGAAGCAG ACAAAAGACTTGACAGATACCTTGATAGATAATATGTCGTCTTTGACTAGCCATTCTATCAACAAAGCTAAAGTTCCATCTTCAAACAGCTTCTCTTCTGTCCCTCCTATGGGTGTTGGAATGGGATTTTCATCACCTATTGACAACACAAAGAGAAATATGACAAACGGACTAAATACTAATCTGGGTTTTCAGACTGCTGGATTCAGTATGGGAGCTGGTCCCACCACTCAGAATTTCTTCAGTGGTCCAAGCGCAACAGCAACAACCAAGATGAACATTGTACCGACTGCCAACATGCCAAATTACAGTCCTATGAATACTGCATCTGCAATGTCTCCACTGACACAACAAAACAGACCCCCAGATATGTCTGCTTTAGATAATCTTTTTGGTCCTCAAAAACCCAAAGTTAGCATGAAACAGTTGGCTCAACAGAAATCAAGCCAGTGGGTTAATCAGTTTGTACCCCCACAAGGGTCCCCAGGTGCGAGCGCTTCAGTCTTGGGACCTCAGATGAACATGATAGGCCAGCCTGGCTTTGGTATACAGGGTAATCCTTTCTTTGCTCCTCAGAACTTTGCACAACCAGCAAACACAATGACCAACAGCAGCTCAGCTAGTAATGACTTAAAAGATCTTTTTGggtaa